A genomic segment from Nicotiana sylvestris chromosome 1, ASM39365v2, whole genome shotgun sequence encodes:
- the LOC104216534 gene encoding probable xyloglucan endotransglucosylase/hydrolase protein 30, whose amino-acid sequence MDFIRKKICLSVFLFFHVCFITADAALNVSTIPFSDGFSHLFGEGNILHATDDKSLQLHLNQRTGSGFKSSDLYTHGFFSAKIKLPSDYTAGIVVAFYTTNGDLFTKTHDELDFEFLGNIRGKAWRFQTNMYGNGSTSRGREERYYLWFDPSKEFHRYSILWTIKNIIFYIDDVPIREIVRNDAMGGDYPSKPMGLYATIWDASDWATSGGKYKTNYKYAPFIAEFTDLVLNGCAMDPLEQVVNNPSCDEKDDELQKADFSRITPRQRMAMKRFRSKYMYYSYCYDSLRYSVPPPECEIDHVEQQHFKETGRLKFNKHGHHRHAKRTRSQVLDARNHGNQDEE is encoded by the exons ATGGATTTCATCAGAAAGAAGATATGTCTGTCTGTCTTCTTGTTTTTCCATGTCTGCTTTATTACAGCTGATGCTGCCTTAAATGTCTCTACCATACCTTTTAGCGATGGCTTCAGCCATCTCTTTGGCGAAGGAAACATTCTTCATGCTACTGATGATAAGAGCCTTCAACTTCATCTCAACCAACGCACTG GTTCAGGATTCAAGTCGTCTGACCTCTACACCCATGGTTTCTTCAGTGCTAAGATAAAATTGCCATCAGATTATACTGCAGGGATCGTTGTTGCCTTCTAT ACGACGAATGGTGATTTATTTACAAAAACACATGATGAACTGGATTTTGAGTTTCTGGGAAATATAAGAGGAAAAGCATGGAGATTTCAGACAAATATGTATGGAAATGGAAGCACAAGTAGAGGAAGAGAAGAACGATATTATCTTTGGTTTGACCCTTCTAAAGAATTTCATCGTTACAGTATCCTGTGGACCATCAAAAACATCAT ATTTTATATAGATGATGTTCCAATTAGAGAAATTGTACGTAATGATGCAATGGGAGGAGACTATCCATCAAAACCAATGGGATTATATGCAACAATATGGGATGCTTCAGATTGGGCTACTTCAGGAGGCAAATATAAAACAAATTACAAGTATGCACCATTTATAGCTGAATTCACTGATTTAGTATTAAATGGATGTGCAATGGATCCATTGGAACAAGTAGTAAACAACCCTAGTTGTGACGAGAAAGATGATGAACTTCAAAAGGCAGATTTTTCAAGGATTACACCAAGACAAAGAATGGCTATGAAAAGATTTAGgtcaaaatatatgtattattcTTATTGTTACGATTCTTTGAGATATTCAGTGCCACCACCAGAATGCGAGATAGATCACGTTGAACAACAACATTTCAAAGAGACGGGGAGGTTGAAATTTAACAAACACGGCCACCATCGTCATGCAAAGAGAACAAGAAGTCAAGTTCTTGATGCTAGGAACCATGGAAATCAGGATGAAGAGTGA